In Geminocystis sp. NIES-3708, a single window of DNA contains:
- a CDS encoding carbon dioxide-concentrating mechanism protein CcmK, protein MPEAVGVIQTLGFPSILAAADTMVKAARVTLVYFDKAEKGDFVIAIRGSVSEVNRAMAEGIKEASNVFGGVVQTHYIVPNPPPNVVDVLPIEYTETSLPYRS, encoded by the coding sequence ATGCCTGAAGCAGTAGGAGTAATTCAAACGTTAGGGTTTCCCTCGATTCTCGCCGCCGCTGATACCATGGTAAAAGCCGCCCGTGTCACTTTAGTTTATTTTGATAAAGCGGAAAAAGGTGATTTTGTGATTGCAATTCGAGGTTCGGTTTCTGAGGTAAATAGAGCAATGGCTGAAGGTATTAAAGAAGCAAGTAATGTTTTTGGCGGAGTCGTTCAAACACATTATATTGTACCTAATCCTCCTCCTAATGTTGTAGATGTTCTACCGATAGAATATACAGAAACTTCTTTACCTTATCGCTCATAA
- the apcB gene encoding allophycocyanin subunit beta → MQDAITAVINSSDVQGKYLDANALGKLKSYFQSGSLRVRAAGVISANAATIIKEAVAKSLLYSDVTRPGGNMYTTRRYAACIRDLDYYLRYATYAMLAGDVSILDERVLNGLKETYNSLGVPVSSTIQAIQAIKEVAAGLVGSDAGKELGVYLDYISSGLS, encoded by the coding sequence ATGCAAGACGCAATTACTGCTGTAATCAACTCCTCCGACGTACAAGGTAAGTACCTCGATGCCAACGCTTTAGGTAAATTAAAATCCTATTTTCAAAGTGGTTCACTCCGTGTTCGTGCTGCTGGTGTCATCAGTGCTAACGCTGCTACCATCATTAAAGAAGCTGTAGCTAAATCTTTATTATATTCTGATGTAACTCGTCCTGGTGGCAATATGTACACCACTCGTCGTTATGCCGCTTGTATTCGTGATTTAGACTACTATCTCCGTTACGCTACCTATGCTATGTTAGCAGGTGATGTTTCTATTCTTGATGAGCGTGTACTTAACGGTTTAAAGGAAACCTACAACTCTTTAGGTGTACCCGTAAGCTCTACCATTCAAGCTATTCAAGCTATTAAAGAAGTAGCTGCTGGTTTAGTAGGTTCTGATGCTGGAAAAGAACTTGGAGTTTACTTAGATTACATCTCTTCTGGTTTAAGCTAA
- a CDS encoding phycobilisome linker polypeptide: MRMFQVTACVPSQSRIRTQRELQNTYFTKLVPYDNWFKEQQRIQKMGGSIVKVKLVTGRPGANTGLL, translated from the coding sequence ATGAGAATGTTTCAAGTTACTGCTTGTGTACCAAGCCAAAGCAGAATTAGAACTCAAAGAGAGTTACAAAATACCTATTTTACTAAATTAGTTCCTTATGATAACTGGTTTAAAGAACAACAAAGAATCCAGAAAATGGGTGGATCTATTGTTAAAGTTAAATTAGTTACTGGCAGACCTGGAGCTAATACTGGTTTACTTTAA
- a CDS encoding diflavin flavoprotein, with protein sequence MVTTPIKTTQRLTTQVEVIASNTTAIRSLDWDRDRFDIEFGLQNGTTYNSYVIEGEKNALVDTSHLKFKQLYFDCLNQVINPQDIDYLIISHTEPDHSGLVKDLLEINPHITVVASKVAIQFLEGFVHLDFKRQIVKNGDRLDLGNGHVMEFINAPNLHWPDTIFSYDHGTQTIFTCDAFGMHYCTAQLYDENLRDISPDYRFYYECLMGPNARSVLSAMKRMSELGEITLVANGHGPILKHNVKELLDRYYRWSNEQSKGEKSVAVFYISDYGYSDRLSQAIAKGITKTGITVEMIDLNGTDIHEIPEIIGKSAGIVLGMPPLTDQNNAQISNKMGAILACVNNKQIVGLYESYGGDDEPIDPLTTKLQDLGLTSAFAAIRIKDTPHETTYQLCEESGVDLGQILTKKASIKQRKALDSDLDKAIGRISGGLYIITAQKREASGAMLASWVTQASFDPPGFTVAVAKDRAIESLLQVEDTFVLNILEEGKYQPLMKHFLKRFPPGADRFAGVKTQVGANGSPILIDALAYLECEVVSRMDCGDHWVVYSKVTNGRVSKPDGLTAVHHRKVGNYY encoded by the coding sequence ATGGTAACGACTCCTATTAAAACTACTCAACGTTTAACTACCCAAGTAGAAGTTATTGCCTCTAATACCACGGCGATTCGCTCTTTAGATTGGGATAGGGATAGATTTGATATTGAATTTGGTTTACAAAATGGAACTACTTATAATTCCTATGTCATTGAAGGAGAGAAAAATGCTTTAGTAGATACTTCTCATCTCAAATTTAAACAATTATATTTTGACTGTCTGAATCAAGTTATTAATCCCCAAGATATTGACTATTTAATCATCTCTCACACTGAACCTGATCATAGTGGTTTAGTCAAAGATTTGCTAGAAATTAATCCTCATATTACTGTAGTGGCTTCTAAGGTGGCTATTCAATTTTTAGAAGGTTTTGTCCATCTTGATTTTAAACGGCAAATTGTTAAAAATGGCGATCGCCTTGATTTGGGTAATGGTCATGTAATGGAATTTATCAATGCTCCTAATTTACACTGGCCTGATACTATTTTCAGTTATGATCATGGCACTCAAACTATTTTTACCTGTGATGCTTTTGGAATGCACTATTGCACTGCTCAATTGTATGATGAAAATTTGCGAGACATTTCTCCTGATTATCGTTTTTATTATGAATGTTTGATGGGACCTAATGCAAGATCAGTCTTATCAGCTATGAAACGGATGTCAGAATTAGGAGAAATTACCTTAGTTGCTAATGGTCACGGACCAATTTTAAAGCATAATGTGAAAGAATTACTTGATCGTTATTACCGTTGGAGCAACGAACAAAGCAAAGGAGAGAAGAGCGTTGCCGTTTTTTATATTTCTGATTATGGTTATAGTGATCGCCTATCTCAAGCCATAGCTAAAGGTATCACAAAAACAGGCATAACCGTTGAAATGATTGATCTTAACGGCACAGATATTCACGAAATCCCTGAAATTATAGGTAAATCAGCGGGAATTGTTTTAGGAATGCCACCATTAACAGATCAAAATAATGCTCAAATCAGTAACAAAATGGGGGCAATTTTAGCCTGTGTTAATAATAAGCAAATTGTTGGTTTGTATGAATCTTATGGTGGAGATGATGAACCTATTGATCCTCTTACTACTAAGTTACAAGATTTGGGTTTAACTTCTGCTTTTGCGGCTATACGGATTAAGGATACACCCCACGAAACCACCTATCAACTATGTGAAGAATCAGGGGTTGATTTAGGACAAATTCTGACCAAAAAAGCAAGTATTAAACAAAGAAAAGCTCTTGATAGCGATTTAGACAAAGCCATTGGGCGTATTAGTGGCGGTTTATATATTATCACAGCTCAAAAAAGAGAAGCTAGTGGGGCGATGTTAGCTTCATGGGTAACACAAGCAAGTTTTGATCCTCCCGGATTTACCGTTGCAGTGGCAAAAGATCGGGCTATCGAGTCTTTACTACAAGTAGAAGATACTTTTGTTTTAAACATCCTAGAAGAGGGGAAATATCAGCCGTTAATGAAACATTTTCTAAAACGATTCCCCCCGGGTGCTGATCGTTTTGCGGGGGTTAAAACCCAAGTGGGGGCGAATGGATCGCCAATTTTAATCGATGCTTTAGCTTACCTTGAATGTGAGGTCGTTAGTCGAATGGATTGCGGTGATCATTGGGTAGTATATAGTAAAGTTACCAATGGAAGAGTCTCAAAACCAGATGGATTAACAGCTGTACATCATCGTAAAGTAGGTAACTATTATTAA
- a CDS encoding carbon dioxide-concentrating mechanism protein CcmK, with amino-acid sequence MPSQAAVGSLETKGFPGILAAADAMVKAGRVTLVGYIRVGSARFNVNIRGDVSEVKTAMAAGIDAVEKVEGATLESWVIIPRPHENICAVLPIDYSEAVEPYRQAVE; translated from the coding sequence ATGCCTTCTCAAGCAGCAGTAGGATCTTTAGAGACAAAAGGATTTCCGGGTATTTTAGCCGCCGCCGATGCGATGGTAAAAGCTGGTAGAGTAACTCTTGTTGGTTATATTCGTGTAGGGAGTGCTCGTTTCAACGTTAATATTCGAGGGGATGTTTCTGAGGTAAAAACTGCTATGGCGGCAGGAATTGATGCTGTCGAAAAAGTTGAAGGTGCTACCCTTGAATCATGGGTTATCATTCCTCGTCCCCATGAAAATATATGTGCAGTACTTCCTATTGACTATAGTGAGGCAGTTGAACCTTATCGCCAAGCAGTAGAATAA
- a CDS encoding allophycocyanin codes for MSIVTKSIVNADAEARYLSPGELDRIKAFVTSGESRLRIAETLSGARERIVKEAGNRLFQKRPDVVSPGGNAYGEEMTATCLRDIDYYLRLVTYGIVAGDVTPIEEIGLVGVKEMYKSLGTDIGALAQSIREAKEVASGLLSSDDASEAGSYFDYVIGALQ; via the coding sequence ATGAGTATCGTCACGAAATCTATCGTGAATGCTGACGCAGAAGCACGTTATTTAAGCCCCGGTGAGTTAGACAGAATCAAAGCATTCGTTACTTCCGGAGAATCTCGTTTACGCATTGCTGAAACCTTAAGTGGTGCTCGTGAGCGTATTGTTAAAGAAGCAGGAAATCGCTTATTCCAAAAACGCCCTGATGTTGTTTCCCCCGGTGGAAATGCTTATGGTGAAGAAATGACCGCTACCTGTTTACGTGACATTGACTACTATCTACGTCTAGTTACCTACGGAATCGTAGCTGGTGATGTTACTCCCATCGAGGAAATTGGCTTAGTCGGCGTAAAAGAAATGTACAAATCTTTAGGTACTGACATTGGAGCTCTAGCTCAAAGTATCCGTGAAGCTAAAGAAGTTGCAAGTGGACTTCTCTCTTCTGACGATGCAAGTGAAGCTGGTTCTTACTTCGATTATGTTATCGGAGCTTTACAATAG